The Collimonas sp. PA-H2 genome contains a region encoding:
- the trmB gene encoding tRNA (guanosine(46)-N7)-methyltransferase TrmB, translating into MSENKSGKPLFYDPTEHRIRSFVTRAGRLSTAQARAIEELGPQFCVSYNKAEVDLAQVFGRTAPTILEIGFGMGETSAKIAAGMPEKNFVGVEVHTPGVGSLLKLIGEQQLSNLRLIQHDAVEVLTNMIAPGSLAGAHVFFPDPWHKARHNKRRLIQGPLVSLLASRIAPGGYLHCATDWQEYAEQMLEVLSAEPLLKNTADTYAERPEYRPVTKFENRGLRLGHGVWDLVFTRV; encoded by the coding sequence ATGTCAGAAAACAAATCCGGCAAACCTCTCTTTTACGATCCGACCGAACACCGGATCCGCAGCTTTGTCACGCGCGCCGGGCGCTTGTCGACGGCGCAGGCGCGCGCCATCGAGGAACTGGGGCCGCAATTCTGTGTCTCATATAACAAGGCTGAAGTCGATCTGGCGCAGGTTTTCGGGCGCACTGCGCCGACTATCCTGGAGATCGGTTTCGGCATGGGCGAGACCTCGGCCAAGATTGCTGCCGGCATGCCGGAAAAGAATTTCGTCGGCGTCGAGGTGCATACCCCGGGCGTCGGCAGCTTGCTGAAACTGATCGGCGAACAGCAGTTGAGCAATCTGCGCCTGATCCAGCACGATGCGGTGGAAGTGCTGACCAACATGATTGCGCCTGGCTCGCTGGCCGGTGCGCATGTGTTCTTCCCGGATCCCTGGCATAAGGCGCGGCATAACAAGCGCCGCCTGATCCAGGGGCCGCTGGTGAGCTTGCTGGCGTCGCGCATTGCGCCGGGCGGCTACCTGCATTGCGCCACCGACTGGCAGGAGTATGCTGAACAGATGCTGGAAGTATTGAGCGCCGAGCCACTGCTAAAGAATACCGCGGACACTTATGCGGAACGGCCGGAATATCGGCCTGTGACCAAGTTCGAGAATCGCGGCCTGCGTCTTGGGCATGGCGTCTGGGAC